In Brachypodium distachyon strain Bd21 chromosome 2, Brachypodium_distachyon_v3.0, whole genome shotgun sequence, one genomic interval encodes:
- the LOC100826541 gene encoding exocyst complex component EXO70B1 has translation MAEDGEEKLLATVQHIVQTLGSSDTMTEDILKVFSNYDGRLSLDKLYAARGAAAAAVAAGGGGGGGERSLPASPPLPPPPQAAVSGSAARPPPVTSMERTVRTLDRQISQFVTMNRLIWADSVDADTFLEAVDDLIGTVQELDAAGTNRVLLDRADELLSRCMARLEDEFRALIERPDDAAPLAPGGFGSDGSDDEEFYGGADGYADEPIPIAKPVTDYDVVIDALSPGSIANVHQIARRMVDAGFGRECAEAYAAARRCFVDESVARLGVRPRTAEEVHASPWEELEVEIARWIPAFNMVFRILIPSERRLCDRVFDSLAPFGDLAFIAAVRTQAIQLIAFGDAISSSSRSPERLFRVVDMYEAVRDILPDLDPVFSDPYSAALRAEVSAVCNTLGSSIKGIFMELENLIRRDPARVATPRGGIHPITRYVMNYLRAACGSRQTLEEVMEGDIGAGGRAAVAVDPDRSTSSLAVHIAWIMDVLHKNLDTKSKIYRDPSLACIFLMNNGKYIIQKVNDSELGVLLGDDWIKQMTSRVRRWSMDYQRTTWGKVTTVLQIGGPGVGALPAKAMMQKLRMFNTYFEEIYSAQSEWVIADDQLRMDVRGAVEDSVMPVYATLIARLKSSPETGRDLFIKYTPEDVQAHIEHLFEGGAN, from the coding sequence ATggcggaggacggcgaggagaAGCTGCTCGCGACGGTTCAGCACATCGTGCAGACGCTGGGGAGCAGCGACACCATGACGGAAGACATCCTCAAGGTATTCTCCAACTACGACGGCCGCCTCTCGCTCGACAAGCTCTAcgccgcgcgcggcgccgcggccgcggcggtaGCGGCTGGCGGTGGGGGTGGCGGGGGAGAGCGGTCGTtgccggcgtcgccgccgctgcccccgccgccgcaggcggCGGTGTCTGGCTCCGCGGCCAGGCCGCCGCCCGTGACGTCCATGGAACGGACTGTGCGCACGCTGGACCGCCAGATCTCGCAGTTTGTGACCATGAATAGGCTGATTTGGGCCGATTCCGTGGACGCCGACACGTTCCTGGAGGCGGTCGACGACCTCATCGGAACCGTGCAGGAGCTGGATGCCGCGGGGACCAACCGCGTCCTGCTCGACCGCGCGGACGAGCTGCTCAGCCGGTGCATGGCGCGGCTCGAGGATGAGTTCCGGGCGCTCATCGAACGCCCCGACGACGCGGCCCCCTTGGCGCCTGGCGGGTTCGGGTCGGACGGGAGCGATGACGAGGAGTTCTacggcggcgccgatggcTACGCTGACGAGCCGATCCCGATCGCCAAGCCGGTCACCGACTACGACGTTGTGATCGACGCGCTCTCGCCAGGGTCGATTGCGAACGTGCACCAGATCGCACGGCGGATGGTGGACGCCGGCTTCGGCCGCGAATGCGCCGAGGCCTATGCCGCTGCCCGGCGCTGCTTCGTCGACGAGAGTGTTGCACGTCTCGGCGTCCGACCGCGTACCGCCGAGGAGGTCCATGCATCCCCCTGGGAAGAGCTCGAGGTTGAAATCGCCCGCTGGATCCCGGCTTTCAACATGGTTTTCCGCATCTTGATTCCCAGCGAGCGCCGCCTCTGTGACCGCGTCTTCGACAGTCTTGCCCCCTTCGGTGATCTCGCCTTCATTGCTGCTGTGCGCACTCAGGCAATACAGCTCATAGCATTCGGGGATGCTATTTCTTCCTCCAgccgctcgccggagcgcCTCTTCCGTGTTGTGGACATGTATGAGGCTGTGCGGGACATCCTTCCTGACCTTGACCCTGTGTTCTCTGACCCTTACTCTGCGGCACTCCGCGCAGAGGTCTCTGCAGTGTGCAACACCCTAGGCTCCTCAATCAAAGGTATATTCATGGAACTGGAAAATCTCATCCGCCGTGACCCTGCCCGGGTAGCTACCCCTCGTGGTGGCATACACCCCATTACTCGGTATGTCATGAACTATCTCCGTGCCGCATGTGGGTCGCGGCAGACATTGGAAGAGGTGATGGAAGGTGACATTGGTGCTGGTGGCAGAGCTGCTGTCGCCGTGGACCCTGACCGTTCCACATCTTCGCTAGCTGTGCACATTGCATGGATCATGGATGTTCTCCACAAGAATTTGGATACAAAGTCTAAGATTTACCGAGATCCATCACTAGCTTGCATTTTCTTGATGAACAACGGCAAGTACATTATCCAGAAAGTGAATGATAGTGAGCTAGGTGTTCTACTCGGTGATGACTGGATCAAGCAGATGACAAGTAGAGTGCGACGCTGGAGCATGGATTACCAGCGGACAACATGGGGCAAGGTTACAACCGTGCTGCAGATCGGTGGTCCTGGTGTTGGTGCGCTCCCAGCCAAGGCAATGATGCAGAAATTACGGATGTTTAACACCTACTTTGAGGAGATCTACTCAGCACAATCAGAGTGGGTGATAGCAGATGATCAATTGAGGATGGACGTTAGGGGGGCAGTGGAGGATTCAGTGATGCCAGTGTATGCAACTTTGATTGCTAGGTTAAAATCGTCTCCTGAAACTGGGCGTGACCTATTCATCAAGTACACCCCTGAAGATGTCCAGGCACATATCGAACACTTGTTTGAAGGCGGAGCGAACTGA
- the LOC104582638 gene encoding dehydration-responsive element-binding protein 2D, whose amino-acid sequence MEQAPAKTSSASRKKRTKVKAFRTPAAHAGKGSLEKVHHKYRGVRQRRWGTWVAEIRDPNASKRQWLGTFATAVDAAMAYDRAAVAIHGPSARLNLPSASPTAAADGSVFGEHAVKPVAAAASVFGEHGMKPVGAPASLFGEHGVKPMVAGTATSVFDEYEVKPMVTASVFDEHEVKPMSAHGGSGDMGITWHCGASWAAQEEVFADYLDYPDIAWYFNMDPSTEMLAYYPDRKSEDYQIDGFDDDVLDSPLWALGD is encoded by the exons ATggagcaggcgccggcgaAAACTTCCAG TGCGAGCAGGAAGAAGCGAACTAAGGTGAAGGCTTTCCGGACTCCGGCGGCTCATGCAGGGAAGGGGAGCCTGGAGAAGGTGCACCACAAGTACCGGGGTGTCCGGCAGCGCCGGTGGGGCACGTGGGTTGCCGAGATCCGCGACCCCAACGCCAGCAAGCGACAGTGGCTGGGTACcttcgccaccgccgtcgaTGCTGCCATGGCGTATGACAGGGCCGCCGTGGCGATCCATGGTCCCAGCGCGCGCCTCAACCTCCCATCTGCCTCCCCCACCGCCGCGGCAGACGGCTCCGTCTTCGGCGAGCATGCTGTGAAgccggtggccgccgccgcctctgtcTTCGGCGAGCACGGGATGAAGCCGGTGGGTGCCCCCGCCTCTCTCTTCGGTGAGCACGGTGTGAAACCGATGGTCGCCGGCACCGCCACCTCTGTCTTCGATGAGTATGAAGTGAAGCCAATGGTGACTGCCTCCGTCTTCGATGAACATGAAGTCAAGCCGATGTCGGCGCATGGTGGCAGTGGTGACATGGGAATCACTTGGCATTGTGGTGCTTCCTGGGCTGCGCAAGAGGAAGTGTTTGCTGACTACCTGGATTATCCTGACATTGCCTGGTACTTCAACATGGATCCTAGCACCGAGATGTTGGCATACTACCCCGACAGGAAGAGTGAGGATTACCAGATCGACGGGTTTGACGACGACGTCCTCGACTCGCCGTTGTGGGCGCTGGGTGACTGA
- the LOC100820890 gene encoding cation/H(+) antiporter 15, with product MDKVDCYVVPQTSGTGRNIFQGGNPLSSSLPLLGVQLALIVAFTRVLYVLLKPLKQPRVVSEIMGGIILGPSLLCRNEAFKQQVFPARGEPVLNTIATFGLMYVIFLIGVRMDPRLAVRSGKKGVVIGLSGFLIPLALTASFSSGEGLEVEEDMSKRSTFLFALTASLSVTSFAVLSPILSELNLLNSDLGRIAMSASMTTDGIAWLIMVGYVLVEAFLVSPATSLWAFLSVAALVGFILLVVRPIALLVIERTPAGSPVDETYVFFFLLIVLLVGLYSDCIGTNSFHGALMLGLAIPDGPPLGTALGEKIEAMVSGIILPLYYAMTGLSTDMWEIHWGRLQLVLFLGWLGKLAGVLASSLYLEIPLRDAVSLSFFMNSKGIVEVITFTFFMTNKLIGKHTFSALVFTSVSMTAVSVPVAALLYDPARRYAVYKRRTVQHLKADADLRILACVHDESHVQGTLALLEASYATPQTPISLFLLQLVELAGRSAPVFIPHKPRSSAPQQPSTDSERVINAFFQYELRHPEGAVSVHPFTTISPYSSMHDEVCRLAVDKRTSLIVLHYHKRHMLAGGMRAAMGLRVVNRKVMQVAPCSVGVFVDRNAGSVQEELVGDMEKIVEVLRGLDKAGYDLVIVGMRHRWYPVMSANGLSDWSECPELGVIGDLLASSDFHTPYSVLIMKQQDQGGLNAAVPGAQDVWHGDDGGTAPPPERTMTTAGSSKFLQ from the exons ATGGACAAGGTCGACTGCTATGTCGTCCCGCAGACCTCTGGCACGGGCCGGAACATCTTCCAGGGCGGCAACCCGCTCTCGTCGTCGCTGCCCCTGCTCGGCGTGCAGCTCGCTCTCATCGTCGCCTTCACCCGCGTCCTCTACGTCCTCCTCAAGCCGCTCAAGCAGCCCCGCGTCGTGTCCGAGATCATG GGCGGCATTATCCTAGGCCCGTCGTTGCTGTGCCGCAACGAGGCGTTCAAGCAGCAGGTGTTCCCGGCGAGGGGGGAGCCCGTGCTGAACACGATCGCCACGTTCGGGCTGATGtacgtcatcttcctcatcgGCGTTCGGATGGACCCGAGGCTGGCCGTCCGGTCGGGCAAGAAGGGCGTGGTGATCGGCCTGTCCGGCTTCCTCATCCCGCTGGCCCTGACGGcgtccttctcctccggcgaAGGGCTGGAGGTCGAGGAGGACATGTCGAAGCGGTCCACCTTCCTCTTCGCGCTGACCGCGTCGCTGTCCGTCACCTCCTTCGCGGTGCTCTCGCCCATCCTGTCGGAGCTCAACCTCCTCAACTCGGACCTGGGCCGGATCGCCATGTCGGCGTCCATGACCACGGACGGCATCGCGTGGCTCATCATGGTGGGCTACGTGCTCGTCGAGGCCTTCctcgtgtccccggcaacctcGCTCTGGGCCTTCCTGTCCGTGGCTGCCCTCGTGGGCTTCATCCTGCTCGTGGTGCGGCCCATCGCGTTGCTGGTGATCGAGCGCACCCCCGCGGGGAGCCCCGTGGACGAGACAtacgtcttcttcttcctcctcatcgtgCTCCTGGTCGGGCTCTACAGCGACTGCATCGGCACCAACTCGTTCCACGGCGCGCTCATGCTGGGCCTGGCGATCCCCGACGGCCCGCCGCTGGGGACGGCCCTCGGGGAGAAGATCGAGGCCATGGTGTCCGGGATCATCCTGCCGCTCTACTACGCCATGACCGGCCTCAGCACGGACATGTGGGAGATTCACTGGGGCAGGCTGCAGCTCGTCCTGTTCCTCGGATGGCTCGGCAAGCTGGCTGGGGTCTTGGCGTCGTCGCTGTACCTCGAGATCCCCCTCCGGGACGCCGTGTCGCTCAGCTTCTTCATGAACTCCAAGGGCATCGTCGAGGTCATCACCTTCACCTTCTTCATGACCAACAAG CTGATCGGCAAGCACACTTTCAGCGCGCTGGTGTTCACGTCGGTGTCGATGACGGCGGTGTCGGTGCCGGTGGCGGCGTTGCTGTACGACCCGGCGCGGCGGTACGCCGTGTACAAGCGGCGCACGGTGCAGCACCTGAAGGCGGACGCGGACCTGCGGATCCTGGCGTGCGTCCACGACGAGTCCCACGTGCAGGGCACGCTGGCGCTGCTCGAGGCGTCCTACGCCACGCCACAGACGCCCATcagcctcttcctcctccagctcgTCGAGCTCGCGGGCCGCTCCGCGCCCGTGTTCATACCCCACAAGCCCCGCTCCAGcgcgccgcagcagccgtCCACGGACTCCGAACGCGTCATCAACGCCTTCTTCCAGTACGAGCTGCGGCACCCGGAGGGCGCCGTGTCCGTGCACCCGTTCACCACCATCTCCCCTTACTCCTCCATGCACGACGAGGTGTGCCGCCTCGCCGTGGACAAGCGCACGTCGCTCATCGTCCTGCACTACCACAAGCGCCACATGCTGGCCGGCGGCATGCGCGCAGCCATGGGGCTCCGCGTCGTGAACCGCAAGGTGATGCAGGTGGCGCCGTGTTCCGTGGGCGTGTTCGTCGACCGCAACGCCGGCAGC gtccaggaggagctcgtgGGCGACATGGAGAAGATCGTCGAGGTGCTCAGGGGCCTCGACAAGGCCGGCTACGACCTCGTCATCGTCGGCATGCGGCACAGGTGGTACCCGGTGATGTCGGCCAACGGGCTGTCGGACTGGAGCGAGTGCCCGGAGCTCGGCGTCATCGGCGACCTCCTCGCGTCCTCCGACTTCCACACGCCCTATTCGGTGCTCATCATGAAGCAGCAGGACCAGGGCGGGCTGAACGCCGCCGTGCCGGGCGCGCAGGACGTGTGGCATGGTGACGATGGcggcacggcgccgccgccggagcggACCATGACAACCGCCGGATCTAGCAAGTTCCTGCAGTag